DNA sequence from the Peromyscus eremicus chromosome 7, PerEre_H2_v1, whole genome shotgun sequence genome:
TGTATGCATCAGCCggatggcttagctggtaaaggcATCTGCCTATAAGCTTgatgataacctgagttcaaaccttgGGACCCACatcgtggaaggagagaagcgaTTCTCACAatttgtcctcttacctccataTATGTGTGCCTcacaaaacaagtaaacaaacaaataaacagaagtttAATAATCTATAATTCTATGAaattattatttacatatttaagatTCAGTACTTCCTTGGGTTCTGATGGTTTGTTTTAGAACCAGAAGTCTGGGCAGATAACATAATGGAATAGTAAGTATGTTTTCCTAGAACTGGTGTGCTTATGTAGTGCAGACAGGCTGAATTGAAAGGAAACTGAGCCCAGGGGCCACAGCTATTTTCTTTAGCAATTGACCGAAAAATTCTCAATGTTTTAAGTGTTTGGAGGAAATCCTACCCAGAACTGTTTTTCTTCTTATaaaattgattctttgtttttttcccacacCCATCTCTCCCATCTCACTAGTGTGAAAGCCCTTTGACTGGCCTTGTAGATGGTCTAGAACCCTCTCTAGAATAGAAGTCACTACTGTGTCTTCTTTAGGCTCTGTGATTGACGTCTCTCTTTATTCGCAGTGTACATCCCCAGGCGTACCCACCCATCTGCAGAGCAGGTCCATGTTAAGACCTCTGGAGCTCTCCTTACCCAGTCAGACCTCATACTCTGAAAATGAGATTTTAAAGAAAGAGTTAGAAGCCATGCGAACTTTCTGTGAGTCGGCGAAGCAGGACCGACTGAAGCTCCAAAACGACCTGGCCCACAAGGTGGCCGAGTGCAAGGCCTTAGCTCTGGAGTGTGAGAGGGTCAAGGAGGACTCGGACGAGCAAGTAAAGCAGCTGGAAGATGCCCTCAAGGACGTGCAGAAGAGGATGTATGAGTCTGAAGGGAAGGTCAAGCAAATGCAGACGCACTTCCTGGCCCTGAAAGAGCACCTGACCAGCGAAGCCGCCATGGGGAGCCACCGCGTCACCGAGGAGCTGAAGGAGCAGCTGAAGGATGTGCAAGCCATGTATGAAAGTGCTTCGGCAGAGGTGGGGAAGCTGAGGAGCCAAGTCAAACAGAGCGAGAAGCTGGTAGAGGAGCTGAGGAGAGACGGAGGCCGGCTGGTGGAGGAGAATAAGAGGTTACAGAAGGACTGCAGCACGTGTGAgctggagagggagaagaagggaaggagggtggTGGAGTTGGAGGGCCAGCTGAAGGAGCTGGCGGCCAAGCTGGCCCTCTCCATCCCCAAGGAGAGATTTGAAAGCATGAAGAGCTCGTTGTCCGGTGAAGTCAATGAGAAAGGGAAAAGGCTAGCGGAGGTGGGCCAGGACTACGAAAACTCTCTGGGGGAAATCCGACAGctgaagagggagctggagagtgCCAGGGCCAAGCTTGCCCAGCACGTCAGGCCCGAGGATCATGAGCAGCTCAAGAGCAGGTTGGAGCAGAAGTCGGGAGAGCTGGGCAAGAAGGTCACAGAGCTAACCCTCAAAAACCAGACGCTACAGAAAGAAGTGGAGAGGGTCCACGGGGACAACAAGCGCCTCAGCCAGCAGGTGCACAGCCTCACAGTGGAGATGGAAACGTGCTACGTGCCTTTAAAGGTCAGCGAGGAGATGAAGAAGTCCCATGACGTCAGCCTGGGGGATCTGAATAAGAAGCTTTCCGACATAACACAGAGGTACACGGAGAAGAAGCTGGAAGCGGAGAGACTGCTGGTGGAGAGAGATCGGCTGACTAAGAACGTCAGCCGCCTGGAAGCTGTATTTGTAGCTCCTGAAAAACATGAAAAGGAGCTAATGGGTCTGAAATCCAATATTGCAGAACTCAAAAAGCAGCTGTCTGAACTTAATAAAAAATGTGCTGAGGATCAGGAGAAAACGCGTGTACTCATGTCTGAAAACACTAGTTTGAAAAAGACTCTGAGTAGCCAGTATGTGCCCGCCAAAACCCACGAGGAGGTAAAGGCCTCACTGAGCAGCTCGTTGGAGAAAACCAACAGAGCCTTACTTGATGTGAAGAACAAGTTTGAGGACACGAGCCAGGAATTTTCAAAACTACGAGACGAGAATGAAGTATTGAGGAGGAACCTGGAGAACGTTCAGAATCAAATGAAGGCAGACTACGTGAGCTTGGAAGAGCACTCAAGAAAGATGAGCACCGTGAGCCAGAGCCTGAAGGAGGCGCAGGACGCTAACACTGCCATCCTGGCCGACTACCGCTGCGGCCAGGAAGAGATCCTTACACTGCATGCTGAAATCAAGGCCCAGAAAAAGGAGCTCGACACCATCCAAGAGTGCATCAAGCTGAAATACGCTCCCCTCACCCGCTTGGAAGAGTGTGAacgcaagttcaaggccaccgaGAAAGAACTGAGGGAGCAGTTGTCAGAGCAGACCCACAAGTGTCGCGTCAGGGATGAAGAGGTCAAGAAGGGCAAGCAAGAGAGCGAGCGGCTGAGGCAGGACCTGGCTGCCCTTCAGAAAGAGCTGAAGGGTAAGAACGCTCTGGTGGAGGAGGCCAGGGAAACGGAAAGGGTGCTCAGTGGGAAAAACGAGGAGCTCAACAAACAGCTGAAGGACCTGTCCCAAAAGTACACGGACGTGAAGAGCGAGAAGGAGAAGCTGGCAGAAGAGAAGGCCCAGCAAGCCTCCGAGGTGCTCGCAGCCCAGAACCTCCTGCAAAAACAGCCCGTCCCGTTGGAGCAGGTGGAGGCTCTAAAGACATCTCTCAACAGCACAATCGAGCACTTGAGGGAAGAACTGAGGGGTAAAGAGAGGTGTCTGGAGAAAGAGCAGCAGACAGTGAGCAGGCTCCAGCAGCTGCTGGAGAATCAGAAGAACTCCTCCGTGCCCCTGGCGGATCACCTGCAGGTGAAGGAAGCCTTCGAGAAAGAGGTCGGACTCATGAAGGCCCGcctgagagagaaggaagaggaaagccaGAACAAAACCAAGGAAGTCTCCAAGCTCCAGACAGAGGTTCAGAATACCAAGCAGGCCCTGAAGAATTTAGAGACCAGAGAGGTTGTCGATATGTCCAAGTATAAAGCCACAAAGAACGACTTGGAGACCCAGATTTCCAACTTAAATGACAAACTGGCCAGCCTGAACAGGAAGTACGACCAAGTGTGTGAGGAGAAGTTCTCTGGCAAAGACTCGAAGGAATTGCTCCATCTCAGCATTGAGCAGGAGATCGAGGACCAGAAGGAGCGGTGTGACAAGTCCCTGACGACAATCATGGAGCTACAGCAGAGGATCCAGGAGTCTGCCCAGCAGATCGAAGCGAAGGATAATAAGGTAGGCATGGCGCAGATGGGGTGGTTGTGAGGAGGAAAGCCTAGTGTAGGGCTGTGTGGTAGAATGTGACTCCTTAGCATAGTACCTCACAGACAGGCCCACAAAACCATTAGTTAAGCACCACCCTTCCAATTGACTACGGGTGTGTCAAACTCTAAATTGAAAAAGCACAAAAATCAAgggctttcttctttctgttccctctgcctgccaacagttaaagaaaaaggagagaggaaggttcACTTCCTTGTAGTGACGAGTCAGAATCTAGTGGCTTCTGGCTTCGAGAAGTCAAGGTCTCTGGGAACATCCAGACTCTCCCTGCTCACCCATACCTGTGCACTGAGCCCACGCCACCGTGCATTCTGCCCATGGGTTTCTACAGACCTGGCCTGGGACATTTTGTCCTTTTTGTGGTGTGCTGTGTCCTGTCACACTCCATCTTTACCCTGAAGTCCACAGTGGCCCAGTCTAACCTATGCTCGACAGTTCCTCCAAAATTGCAGGCTTTATTTTAGCTTTGCCATtcattaaattaaaacattttagaagCGAGATTTATAATTTATCCTTCcctcttggttttcttccttATGGTCCAATTTTACAGAATTAGCTACGtaataatatttttgaaactGGTAGATGTCTAGTTTGTACCATGGAGATGAAATATGAAGACTGATCACAGTTTAATGCGTTCactaagcaattatgaaatggccTCTACCCGCTGGGGAAATATGGAATGAGTAAAAGCAGGCTCGTATCCAGCCCTCCACAGCAGCCCGTCTCCCCATAAGATCCAGCATTTAAATCCACTCAGCTTATGTGCGAAGTCGTTAGGATGCAGTAGCACATCGTTGTGAGAGCTAATGCTTGCATCTACTTACACACATTGCCAGTTAGTAAACAGTACAACTCCTGGGACTGCGTAGATGGctaagcaattaagagcacttgctggctcctcttccagaagacttaGCACCAAtgttgggcagcttacaaccccctgaaattccagctctaggggaaaTGATGCCATctgctggtctctgtgggcactgcacacacacacacaaacacacacacacacacacacacacacacacacacacacacacacacagataaatctGTTTAAAACTGTTTGAATAAATAATACAACCTTTGATGGGAAGAAAAAGttaattctgtgtgtgcatgagccaAGCTCTTTTACTTTTCATACTCCATCTAATAAAACCCCTTTCCAGTGTTCAAAGCCCCACCTGGAAGATATGGTTCACGTGCCTCCGAGGCCCTTTCATCCTCATAGGACACTAACTTCATGATCCAGTCCTTggatgtgcatgatgtgtgttcTCAATTTGTTGCTGTCTTCGGAAGAAATGTACTGAAGGGAACTGTAAGAACAGTGGGCTGTGTGCTCTGTTGGTAGAGCCTTGGCAGTGTCACACCTGCTGCTGGTCTCAGTGGGCAGAGATGTTCATCACAAATGATGGCCTGTTTTCCTGcaacctctctctgtctctccaaagATAACTGAACTTCTGAATGACGTGGAAAGACTAAAGCAGGCACTCAATGGCCTTTCCCAGCTCACCTACACCAGTGGCAGCCCCACCAAGCGGCAGAGCCAGCTGGTGGACACCCTGCAACACCGAGTGAGGGATCTGCAGCAGCAGCTGGCTGTGAGTGTCCAGGGCACTGAGGGGAGGGGCCggctgagtgagtgagtgtgagtgggggtgtgtctgtgtgtgaagctGCCGTGTAGCTGACTTCACACTCAAGTGTGTAATCTTTGTTTAATGTTATCATTGCTTATGGTATGATAGTGTCGTTTATTTGATGCCTACTGTATGCCACTACAATAAGCATTCTGTTACTTTCTGTCTAAATGTGCCTCTACCACCATTCTGCCAAGCAGGGTAGTTTGAGGAGACTCCcttggctcatggttctggaggggCTGCATCTGGTGTGGACCTTCTGCCTGTGTCACAGCTATCACACAGGAGAAGAGGAGTGGAGGGGCCAGACTCAGCTCTCCTGAGAACCCCATTCTTGATGTCATTATCAACATTAGAGCTAATTGCCTCTTCC
Encoded proteins:
- the Uaca gene encoding uveal autoantigen with coiled-coil domains and ankyrin repeats is translated as MKSLKSRLWRQDAPGPTSPSSPTAVASTHSTEWNKYDDRLMKAAERGDVEKVASILAKKGVLPGKLDVEGRSAFHVVASKGNLECLNAILTHGIDVTTSDGAGRNALHLAAKYGHALCLQKLLQYNCPTEHVDLQGRTALHDAAMADCPSSIQLLCDHGASVNAKDIDGRTPLVLATQMCRPTICQLLIDRGADINSRDKQNRTALMLGCEYGCRDAVEVLVKNGADVTLLDALGHDSSYYARIGDNLDILNLLKTASENTNKGRELWRKGPSLQQRNLLHTQDEGNLKSNQREHHSFQDLEIENEDLRERLRKIQQEQRILLDKVNGLQLQLNEEVMVADDLESEREKLKSLLAAKEKQHEESLRTIEALKNRCKYFESEHSVPGSYSSNRKEDVPHKQGQMYPSDAQCTSPGVPTHLQSRSMLRPLELSLPSQTSYSENEILKKELEAMRTFCESAKQDRLKLQNDLAHKVAECKALALECERVKEDSDEQVKQLEDALKDVQKRMYESEGKVKQMQTHFLALKEHLTSEAAMGSHRVTEELKEQLKDVQAMYESASAEVGKLRSQVKQSEKLVEELRRDGGRLVEENKRLQKDCSTCELEREKKGRRVVELEGQLKELAAKLALSIPKERFESMKSSLSGEVNEKGKRLAEVGQDYENSLGEIRQLKRELESARAKLAQHVRPEDHEQLKSRLEQKSGELGKKVTELTLKNQTLQKEVERVHGDNKRLSQQVHSLTVEMETCYVPLKVSEEMKKSHDVSLGDLNKKLSDITQRYTEKKLEAERLLVERDRLTKNVSRLEAVFVAPEKHEKELMGLKSNIAELKKQLSELNKKCAEDQEKTRVLMSENTSLKKTLSSQYVPAKTHEEVKASLSSSLEKTNRALLDVKNKFEDTSQEFSKLRDENEVLRRNLENVQNQMKADYVSLEEHSRKMSTVSQSLKEAQDANTAILADYRCGQEEILTLHAEIKAQKKELDTIQECIKLKYAPLTRLEECERKFKATEKELREQLSEQTHKCRVRDEEVKKGKQESERLRQDLAALQKELKGKNALVEEARETERVLSGKNEELNKQLKDLSQKYTDVKSEKEKLAEEKAQQASEVLAAQNLLQKQPVPLEQVEALKTSLNSTIEHLREELRGKERCLEKEQQTVSRLQQLLENQKNSSVPLADHLQVKEAFEKEVGLMKARLREKEEESQNKTKEVSKLQTEVQNTKQALKNLETREVVDMSKYKATKNDLETQISNLNDKLASLNRKYDQVCEEKFSGKDSKELLHLSIEQEIEDQKERCDKSLTTIMELQQRIQESAQQIEAKDNKITELLNDVERLKQALNGLSQLTYTSGSPTKRQSQLVDTLQHRVRDLQQQLADADRQHQEVIAIYRTHLLSAAQGHMDEDVQAALLQIIQMRQGLVC